Proteins encoded within one genomic window of Candidatus Desulfarcum epimagneticum:
- a CDS encoding conserved exported hypothetical protein (Evidence 4 : Unknown function but conserved in other organisms), with product MKKNFLMITLCAILLSVSAVSYSSESEEVSGSYFTGYIGSASLSDSDWNSPASTGVTLNLSYDAGMALGAAIGYQLDVLRVEMELSHQKNNVTGVSFSGGSLDMSGDMSIVSLLANGYLDIINNTPITPFLSVGVGLAKVEGNDFFVPGIGIGSGSADDTVQAFQIGGGLGYEINETVTLYANYRYFGTSDVDFDGTRVSIGSHNFMVGARVNF from the coding sequence ATGAAGAAAAACTTTTTGATGATCACTCTTTGCGCCATCCTGCTGTCTGTCTCCGCCGTCTCATACAGCTCCGAGTCCGAAGAGGTTTCGGGGAGTTATTTCACCGGATATATCGGTTCCGCGAGCCTCAGCGATTCAGACTGGAACTCTCCGGCGTCCACTGGCGTGACACTAAATCTTTCCTATGACGCCGGCATGGCATTGGGGGCGGCCATCGGCTATCAGCTTGACGTGCTCAGGGTTGAGATGGAATTGTCCCATCAAAAAAACAATGTCACCGGAGTAAGCTTCTCCGGAGGGTCTTTGGACATGTCCGGAGATATGTCGATTGTTTCTTTACTGGCAAACGGTTATCTGGATATCATCAACAATACCCCCATCACGCCGTTTCTCAGCGTCGGAGTAGGCCTGGCAAAGGTTGAGGGAAATGATTTTTTTGTGCCCGGCATAGGCATCGGCAGCGGAAGCGCGGATGACACCGTCCAGGCCTTTCAGATAGGGGGCGGCCTGGGCTATGAGATCAATGAGACCGTGACCCTATACGCAAACTATCGATATTTTGGAACATCTGACGTTGATTTCGACGGCACCCGGGTTTCCATCGGCAGCCATAATTTCATGGTTGGCGCAAGAGTCAATTTCTGA
- a CDS encoding exported hypothetical protein (Evidence 5 : Unknown function), translated as MKMRKRSVLLIAICLCWAFFASAGEVKHSQPEAAVEGIGAGEAIDLANQWRWTHKDITSYVTSHELFFEFPSGEMAMITLPKNEMFVSIAPYITYTHR; from the coding sequence ATGAAAATGAGAAAACGGAGCGTGCTTTTGATCGCGATTTGCCTGTGCTGGGCGTTTTTTGCCTCGGCCGGGGAGGTCAAGCATTCACAGCCTGAGGCGGCGGTGGAGGGAATCGGCGCCGGAGAGGCGATTGATCTTGCCAACCAGTGGCGCTGGACGCACAAGGACATCACCAGTTATGTCACCTCCCATGAGCTGTTTTTTGAGTTTCCATCCGGGGAGATGGCCATGATAACGCTTCCGAAAAACGAGATGTTTGTCTCCATCGCGCCGTACATCACTTACACGCACCGCTGA
- a CDS encoding conserved hypothetical protein (Evidence 4 : Unknown function but conserved in other organisms) — translation MGADGKTVMDETVQTLKNGFLDIWLPRDQRFMVTISGMDREARGVIETFSESKTCVTTFRLE, via the coding sequence GTGGGCGCTGACGGAAAAACCGTCATGGACGAAACGGTCCAAACTTTAAAAAACGGCTTTTTGGATATCTGGCTTCCGAGAGATCAGCGTTTTATGGTGACGATTTCGGGAATGGACCGCGAGGCCCGGGGCGTCATCGAAACATTCAGCGAAAGCAAGACGTGCGTGACGACGTTTCGGCTGGAGTAA
- a CDS encoding Helix-turn-helix protein: protein MLVVVKKPHTDHTLFEVKGDIPSELLQYLTQTFGQDVEALEPDEEWVDIFSTAWYQETRSQTTPGEILKIYRENRGMSQAELGRRLGETWSRQKISDLEHNRRPISKDIGKKLSRLFGVPVERFLYGIE, encoded by the coding sequence ATGTTGGTAGTCGTGAAAAAGCCCCATACTGATCATACCTTATTTGAGGTTAAAGGCGATATTCCTTCTGAACTTCTGCAATACCTGACGCAGACCTTTGGTCAGGATGTTGAGGCCCTCGAACCGGATGAGGAATGGGTCGATATCTTCAGCACGGCGTGGTATCAGGAGACGCGGTCTCAGACGACTCCTGGAGAAATTCTGAAAATCTACCGGGAAAATCGCGGCATGAGCCAGGCGGAATTGGGCCGCCGTCTTGGCGAGACATGGAGCCGGCAAAAAATTTCTGATCTGGAGCATAATCGCCGGCCGATCAGCAAAGACATTGGAAAAAAATTAAGCCGGCTTTTCGGCGTTCCGGTTGAACGTTTTTTGTACGGCATCGAATGA
- a CDS encoding Type IIS restriction enzyme Eco57I: protein MSDHQPLFSKGYLMSCWTLEFKDYRENVDPDIKKRLEAWADKDFQKETVAESAFVDIFFKKIWGYSASGEICKDKGYSLHPQFSIKGAGQKGGTGKADLALGFFGETSPVSRIPQVLCEFKDISSGLDHKQNRKGNNRSPVKQCADYLKMSFERLFGNEPVKPTWGIVTDMNEFRLYYRKTIPFQYQRFIIQKKRGAYQDIALTDDSEEGAWQRFFFWKLFHSDQLLTKSGRSPLEKKIVDQGVHEKSLEKEFYSEYADYRKKLYETLIGSNSNFKGGRGKLVRLAQRLLDRFIFIMFCEDMGSALNFPRNLLRDLLIKESNDEDYDEDDDIVWTRVKKLFVSMRDGTCFREHKMNRFNGGIFEEDAELENLKIPTGVFCAKNQGMNPKSVLSNPGTLLFLSSKYNFGIREDSLRPNIGLYTLGRIFEQSITELEIMEADADGRDSLMRLSKRKTNGVYYTPEWVTKYIVDETIGARLDEIKKELGYDTMPPVTEEDIAMKYGRIPGKRKKNRRHVKDYLSFLEQYEKKVNNLKILDPACGSGAFLIQAFDRVVRERRWIVDERLRINEQGSMSDIEILTNETLSKNLYGVDLNPESVEITRLALWLRTASPRSPLCSLDARIRCGNSLVDSRFYQLRENNPLSKEEKERINAFDWKKAFPEVFQNGGFDIVIGNPPYVKLQNFRKIQGPVAEFLVSAKTDQNRPLYHSAQTGNFDLYLPFIEKGVGLLHSKGKMGYIAPNVWLVNEYGQGLRQWLLKNRKFDRWVDFKSHQVFEEASTYTAIQFFSGSENSGVRYFPSADGDVSQIDWENEKTDQFKFDELPMSKAWTLMPADEWALVNRLKNNNKTLEKFSKGITVGIQTSADYIYHLKKTAPNQYEHVKNPLKGVEVEIEDELMKPLVSGTDAKRYLVPETEIHLLFPYDLSGKKPRLWTEREMKTRYPRGWEFLKAHEKKLRGREKSKFNDIEWHRFGRNQNIDKQEMTKLGVAQTVQGMRVFNDSKAEFYFNNVRVNGILPQNVEDSWYLLGLLNAPVIDFVFKRIAKSKEGGFYEANKQFIAPLPIPDASEEQKQKVGTLAKKLQELHTSRRDKILRVERRLKSSQTEPDKRKITWIWAEAKNKEIASEKLEDVQSYLSAGVALEAKEEDGELSFLVGGVPIIEGIFEDEKDAKWIHAQWSHTARTTHITAKFTAGKLLNHLLVLRKTERSGLKKQTVALAEDLRNLEATIEMNEKKINSAIYKLYDLSDGEIKMIEAG, encoded by the coding sequence ATGTCTGATCACCAGCCTCTGTTCAGCAAAGGGTATTTAATGTCCTGCTGGACTCTTGAATTCAAGGACTACCGGGAAAATGTGGACCCGGACATTAAAAAACGACTGGAAGCCTGGGCTGACAAAGACTTTCAGAAAGAGACCGTGGCTGAAAGCGCCTTTGTCGATATTTTTTTTAAAAAAATTTGGGGATACAGCGCCTCGGGGGAAATATGCAAAGACAAGGGCTACAGCCTCCATCCCCAGTTTTCCATAAAAGGGGCCGGCCAAAAAGGCGGGACCGGCAAAGCGGATTTGGCCTTGGGTTTTTTTGGAGAAACCAGCCCCGTCTCCCGCATACCCCAAGTCCTGTGCGAATTTAAAGACATTTCATCCGGGCTGGATCACAAACAAAATCGAAAGGGAAATAACAGAAGCCCGGTAAAACAATGCGCCGACTATCTGAAAATGTCTTTCGAGAGACTTTTCGGAAACGAGCCTGTGAAACCCACATGGGGCATTGTGACCGATATGAACGAGTTTCGTTTATACTATCGAAAAACAATTCCTTTTCAATATCAAAGATTTATCATCCAAAAAAAACGAGGCGCCTATCAGGATATCGCGCTGACTGATGACTCGGAGGAAGGCGCGTGGCAGCGTTTCTTTTTCTGGAAACTGTTCCATTCCGATCAGCTTCTGACAAAGTCCGGAAGAAGTCCCCTGGAAAAAAAAATCGTGGATCAGGGGGTTCATGAAAAAAGCCTGGAGAAAGAATTTTACTCAGAATACGCTGATTACAGAAAAAAACTATACGAGACTCTGATCGGGAGCAACTCGAATTTCAAAGGCGGGCGTGGAAAGCTGGTTCGCCTGGCGCAACGGTTACTGGACAGATTCATCTTTATCATGTTCTGCGAAGACATGGGGAGCGCCTTAAATTTTCCCCGCAATCTGCTGCGCGACCTGCTGATTAAGGAAAGCAATGACGAGGATTATGATGAGGATGACGATATCGTTTGGACAAGGGTGAAAAAATTATTTGTCTCCATGCGGGACGGAACGTGTTTTCGGGAACACAAAATGAATCGTTTTAACGGCGGAATATTTGAGGAAGACGCTGAGCTTGAAAACCTGAAAATTCCGACCGGTGTTTTTTGCGCCAAAAATCAGGGCATGAACCCAAAAAGCGTTTTGTCAAACCCGGGAACACTCCTTTTCCTTTCGTCGAAATACAATTTCGGGATAAGGGAAGACAGCTTAAGACCCAACATCGGCCTTTACACACTTGGCCGGATATTTGAGCAGTCCATCACTGAGCTGGAGATCATGGAGGCGGACGCCGATGGGCGCGATTCCCTCATGAGGCTTTCCAAAAGGAAAACCAACGGGGTTTATTACACACCCGAGTGGGTCACAAAATATATTGTGGATGAAACCATTGGGGCTCGTCTTGATGAGATCAAAAAAGAACTCGGTTATGACACGATGCCTCCTGTGACGGAAGAAGATATCGCCATGAAGTATGGAAGAATTCCGGGAAAGCGGAAAAAAAACAGGCGGCATGTCAAAGACTATCTTTCTTTTCTTGAACAATACGAAAAAAAAGTGAATAATCTGAAAATTTTGGATCCTGCCTGCGGGTCCGGAGCTTTTTTAATTCAGGCGTTTGACAGAGTGGTCCGGGAACGGAGATGGATCGTGGATGAACGTCTGAGAATCAATGAACAGGGCTCCATGTCTGATATCGAAATCCTTACAAATGAAACACTTTCAAAAAATCTGTATGGAGTCGACCTCAACCCCGAATCTGTGGAAATAACCCGCCTGGCCCTCTGGCTGCGCACCGCTTCACCTCGCAGTCCCCTTTGTTCGCTTGACGCGCGTATTCGATGCGGCAACAGTCTGGTTGACAGTCGCTTTTACCAGCTCAGAGAAAACAATCCGCTTTCAAAAGAGGAAAAAGAAAGAATCAACGCGTTTGACTGGAAAAAGGCTTTCCCTGAAGTTTTTCAAAACGGGGGCTTTGATATTGTCATCGGGAATCCGCCTTATGTGAAACTGCAAAATTTCAGAAAAATCCAAGGGCCGGTCGCCGAATTTTTAGTCAGCGCGAAAACAGATCAAAACCGCCCCCTCTACCACAGCGCTCAGACAGGCAATTTTGATTTGTATCTTCCTTTTATTGAGAAAGGGGTCGGTCTTCTTCATTCAAAAGGAAAAATGGGCTACATCGCCCCCAATGTATGGCTGGTGAATGAGTACGGGCAGGGATTGAGGCAATGGCTGCTGAAAAACCGAAAATTTGACCGGTGGGTGGACTTCAAAAGCCATCAGGTTTTTGAAGAGGCCTCCACTTATACCGCCATTCAGTTTTTTTCCGGATCGGAAAACAGCGGAGTTCGATATTTTCCATCGGCTGACGGCGATGTCTCTCAAATCGATTGGGAAAATGAAAAAACCGATCAGTTTAAATTTGATGAACTCCCCATGTCAAAAGCGTGGACCCTGATGCCGGCCGATGAATGGGCTTTGGTCAACCGATTGAAAAACAATAACAAAACGCTGGAAAAATTCAGCAAAGGGATCACCGTTGGAATACAGACGAGCGCCGATTATATTTACCACCTGAAAAAAACCGCCCCGAATCAATACGAGCATGTCAAAAATCCCCTTAAGGGCGTTGAGGTGGAGATTGAGGACGAACTCATGAAGCCGCTTGTGTCCGGAACGGACGCAAAACGCTATCTTGTCCCTGAAACTGAAATTCATCTGCTTTTCCCTTACGATCTTTCCGGAAAAAAACCCCGCTTATGGACGGAAAGGGAAATGAAGACAAGATATCCCAGGGGATGGGAATTTTTGAAAGCCCATGAAAAAAAGCTCAGGGGGAGGGAAAAAAGCAAATTTAATGACATCGAATGGCACCGTTTTGGGAGAAACCAAAATATTGATAAACAAGAAATGACAAAATTGGGCGTGGCCCAGACAGTTCAGGGAATGAGAGTTTTCAACGACTCAAAAGCAGAGTTTTACTTCAACAATGTCAGAGTAAACGGAATTTTGCCCCAAAATGTTGAGGACTCATGGTACCTGCTTGGTCTGCTAAACGCTCCCGTCATTGATTTTGTTTTTAAAAGGATCGCAAAATCCAAAGAGGGCGGATTTTATGAGGCCAACAAACAATTCATCGCCCCTCTCCCTATCCCCGACGCTTCGGAAGAACAAAAGCAAAAAGTCGGAACGCTGGCAAAAAAACTTCAGGAGCTTCACACATCCCGCCGGGATAAAATTCTGCGGGTGGAGCGTCGATTAAAAAGTTCCCAGACCGAACCGGACAAACGAAAAATAACATGGATATGGGCGGAAGCAAAAAACAAAGAGATCGCCTCGGAAAAACTTGAAGATGTCCAGTCTTATTTGTCTGCCGGAGTCGCTCTGGAAGCGAAGGAAGAAGATGGGGAGCTTTCCTTTCTTGTTGGCGGAGTCCCCATCATCGAGGGAATATTTGAGGATGAAAAAGACGCGAAATGGATTCACGCCCAATGGAGCCATACGGCCAGGACCACTCATATAACCGCAAAATTTACCGCCGGAAAATTGCTCAATCATCTTCTTGTTTTACGGAAAACGGAGCGTTCCGGTCTAAAAAAGCAGACCGTGGCGCTGGCAGAAGACCTCCGGAACCTGGAAGCGACTATCGAAATGAACGAGAAAAAAATCAATTCTGCGATTTATAAATTGTATGACCTGAGCGATGGCGAAATAAAAATGATTGAGGCCGGTTAA
- a CDS encoding Restriction endonuclease codes for MSIWLVRAGSSGEYESKFLDDNRIYLTWKGFKKNVIKLKSPEALREALGTERPDAKDGAVINWASQIWAFGHKMKVGDWVALPSRKKASIHFGKIKGDYEFLPEGPNPYYHARSMDWFAQDIPRSNFDQDILYSFGAFMTICRISRNDAENRIKKMSKNDWKSTFTAPQTGVDALDAVEDSGNLDIERFAKDQIAKFLTARYSGHGMARLVEAILKSKGFMTYRSPEGPDKGVDLLAGPGALGFESPKICVQVKTGDTPVDRPTLDQLIGAMQNFGAESGLLVSWSGFKRSVDRELPSQFFRVRLWDQDALIEELLESYEKLDDEIKAELPFKRIWAIASSDS; via the coding sequence ATGAGTATTTGGCTTGTCCGGGCAGGCAGCTCAGGGGAGTATGAATCCAAATTCTTAGACGATAACCGTATTTATTTAACTTGGAAGGGCTTCAAAAAAAATGTGATCAAGCTCAAATCGCCTGAAGCCTTGAGAGAAGCCCTCGGGACCGAACGTCCCGACGCAAAAGACGGCGCCGTGATAAACTGGGCGAGCCAGATTTGGGCATTTGGGCATAAAATGAAAGTGGGAGACTGGGTCGCGCTTCCAAGCAGAAAAAAAGCGTCCATCCATTTCGGAAAAATAAAAGGAGATTACGAATTTCTCCCGGAAGGCCCGAACCCCTATTATCATGCGCGGTCAATGGACTGGTTCGCCCAGGATATTCCCCGCTCAAACTTTGACCAGGATATTCTTTATTCTTTCGGGGCGTTTATGACCATCTGCCGAATCTCCCGGAATGACGCGGAGAATCGAATTAAAAAAATGTCCAAAAATGATTGGAAATCCACTTTCACAGCCCCGCAAACAGGAGTGGACGCGCTGGACGCTGTGGAAGATTCCGGGAATTTAGATATTGAGCGTTTCGCCAAGGACCAGATCGCCAAATTTTTAACGGCCAGATACTCCGGGCATGGAATGGCCCGGCTGGTGGAAGCCATTCTGAAGTCAAAAGGCTTCATGACTTATCGAAGCCCGGAAGGCCCGGACAAAGGCGTCGACCTTTTGGCGGGTCCCGGGGCATTGGGATTTGAAAGCCCTAAAATTTGTGTGCAGGTTAAAACCGGCGACACGCCTGTTGACCGGCCGACTTTGGATCAACTCATTGGGGCGATGCAGAATTTCGGCGCTGAATCAGGCCTGCTGGTCTCCTGGTCGGGCTTCAAACGCAGCGTGGACAGGGAGCTTCCATCCCAGTTTTTTCGTGTCCGCCTGTGGGACCAGGACGCGCTGATTGAAGAGCTGCTTGAAAGCTATGAAAAGCTGGACGACGAGATAAAAGCGGAATTGCCGTTCAAACGGATATGGGCGATCGCGAGTTCGGATTCATGA
- a CDS encoding hypothetical protein (Evidence 5 : Unknown function) — translation MSGFFIGRRNRRFNKSKKGEIKLYHWISDAIEVFLEAAYRLTGRTLYGKKFSAQKPAPTHMKVAAGVLLCLILAIPVGIIMIINN, via the coding sequence ATGAGTGGATTCTTCATCGGCCGAAGAAACCGCCGCTTTAATAAATCCAAAAAAGGAGAAATCAAATTGTATCACTGGATCAGCGACGCTATCGAAGTTTTCCTGGAAGCCGCATACCGCTTGACCGGAAGAACGCTCTACGGGAAAAAATTTTCCGCTCAAAAGCCGGCGCCCACCCATATGAAAGTCGCCGCCGGGGTTTTGCTGTGTCTGATCCTTGCCATCCCCGTTGGGATTATAATGATTATAAATAATTGA
- a CDS encoding hypothetical protein (Evidence 5 : Unknown function), whose protein sequence is MKKSMSAKLTSIFFLVFFLASGLLFHACALNFKGKETSKIRLIDDYKYETTARYLEERLNRYPKKMKTIYAIQLFSVYFEARMYEKGIALVSELLKDERVSKYWAYINLSVCYFKIGSYEKSSQALDKAIESRGPGEWYSKMIRAAILEQTGDTQKADILLKEVESPTPDSPRYINYIMNMACYFAHKGDAPNTEKYILQALGMPGVDDTFFKRDVSFDKFRKQKWYKKLFGETIKKN, encoded by the coding sequence ATGAAAAAATCAATGTCCGCCAAACTCACCTCTATCTTCTTTTTGGTTTTCTTTTTGGCAAGCGGCCTTTTATTTCATGCATGCGCGCTGAATTTCAAGGGAAAAGAAACATCTAAGATCAGACTGATTGACGATTATAAATATGAGACAACGGCCCGGTATTTAGAAGAAAGATTAAACCGATATCCAAAAAAAATGAAAACTATTTACGCGATTCAACTTTTTTCAGTTTATTTTGAGGCAAGGATGTACGAAAAGGGAATCGCCCTTGTTTCAGAGCTTTTAAAAGACGAGCGTGTGAGCAAATACTGGGCCTATATTAATTTGTCGGTTTGCTATTTCAAAATCGGATCTTATGAAAAATCCTCACAGGCGCTTGACAAGGCCATCGAATCCCGGGGACCGGGGGAATGGTATTCAAAAATGATCAGAGCGGCGATTCTTGAACAGACTGGAGACACCCAAAAAGCCGATATTCTTCTGAAAGAGGTTGAAAGTCCCACGCCCGATTCGCCCCGATATATCAATTACATTATGAATATGGCATGCTATTTTGCCCATAAAGGGGATGCCCCAAACACAGAAAAATATATCCTTCAGGCCCTGGGAATGCCTGGCGTGGATGACACATTTTTCAAAAGAGATGTCTCTTTTGATAAGTTCAGAAAACAGAAATGGTATAAAAAATTATTTGGCGAAACCATTAAAAAAAACTGA
- a CDS encoding conserved hypothetical protein (Evidence 4 : Unknown function but conserved in other organisms), which yields MTYIFDMRYLNWNPEKNEKIKRERGISFEEIAYLIASGRIVGIEENPSRPNQKIYILEMDGYAVIVPFVEDDYGIFLKTAFRSRKYTQKYGLRGK from the coding sequence ATGACTTATATTTTTGACATGAGATACTTGAACTGGAATCCTGAAAAAAACGAAAAGATCAAACGTGAGCGCGGGATTTCCTTTGAAGAGATCGCGTATCTCATTGCGTCAGGGCGGATTGTCGGAATAGAGGAAAATCCAAGTCGGCCGAACCAAAAGATTTATATTCTGGAGATGGACGGCTATGCCGTTATTGTTCCTTTTGTGGAAGACGATTATGGAATTTTTCTTAAAACCGCCTTTCGAAGCCGCAAATACACCCAAAAATATGGTTTAAGAGGGAAATGA
- a CDS encoding Toxin-antitoxin system, antitoxin component, ribbon-helix-helix domain protein produces the protein MMKKTNPNELKPMDREEADLMESIESVEWRPVQDIVREKEKAMTAARNTLKKDKRINLRLTQKDYHQIQIKAIEEGIPYQTLISSIVHKYLNGSLAPKASA, from the coding sequence ATGATGAAAAAAACAAATCCGAATGAGCTTAAACCCATGGACCGGGAAGAGGCAGACCTGATGGAATCCATTGAAAGTGTCGAATGGCGGCCGGTTCAAGATATCGTCCGGGAGAAAGAAAAGGCCATGACGGCGGCCCGGAACACATTGAAAAAGGATAAGCGAATTAATTTACGTTTGACGCAAAAGGATTATCATCAAATTCAGATTAAGGCCATTGAAGAGGGCATCCCTTACCAGACGCTTATTTCCAGCATCGTGCATAAATATCTCAACGGCTCCCTGGCTCCAAAGGCGTCTGCCTGA
- a CDS encoding hypothetical protein (Evidence 5 : Unknown function), with translation MADKTIRKSELDKPERSMRKVVDACADCDCCRHIMDTSCFFFPEMYRLWDRERETGEKIAPAELRRLADLCHDRALCPRSNIREDIIPGKTAGALSHQTLG, from the coding sequence ATGGCCGATAAAACAATCAGGAAAAGCGAATTGGACAAACCGGAGCGTTCGATGAGAAAGGTGGTGGACGCCTGCGCCGATTGCGATTGCTGCCGCCACATCATGGACACGAGCTGCTTTTTTTTCCCCGAGATGTACCGGCTGTGGGACCGGGAGAGGGAGACCGGGGAGAAAATCGCCCCCGCGGAGCTTCGGCGTCTGGCGGACCTGTGCCATGACCGCGCGCTGTGCCCGCGATCCAATATCCGCGAAGACATTATCCCGGGCAAAACCGCCGGGGCCCTTTCCCATCAGACGCTTGGCTGA
- a CDS encoding hypothetical protein (Evidence 5 : Unknown function), whose protein sequence is MTFFYLRFNLNEVSIEAMNGGVRVHVSNEEPIQMKAIDTNVLFLIVEINA, encoded by the coding sequence TTGACATTTTTTTATCTGCGCTTTAATCTAAACGAGGTGTCCATAGAAGCCATGAATGGGGGCGTTAGGGTTCATGTTTCGAATGAGGAACCCATTCAAATGAAAGCCATTGACACAAATGTCTTATTTTTAATCGTGGAGATAAACGCTTAA
- a CDS encoding conserved membrane hypothetical protein (Evidence 4 : Unknown function but conserved in other organisms), whose product MSSNDEYQWCSWCHKKTTHRLVKKNYLTRNEYQCSSCGNYTVQCRYCENMATFKPSNQHKDGFVSSIKENWASELCAEHDGTISDFKKLNHKLSDLEEYEVIFDKAKWNLAKGGKIAGGMLAGVSVFCPVTYLAAPGLVSALGATGFLGAGGAMGAGGAMGAMGAGGAMGALSGAALTSASLVALGHGGVAGGVSFISAAGSALGGAQGAVVSNNYFGAIKDFKIAKIKNGTGPALIFFNGFLSQKRQDSRDWVKAVSDQYPSNPYYYVTWESKSLYKMGGLIGRKVGGEAFKKLIFELMKRGSKSFAKKLNPLSWAQTVAELMGNPWHTSMVKASMTGILLADLIARTHNPNGYILMGHSLGSRVIYYLLCALSTQKASQINDVYLLGGAVDRKDAEGWTNAIKAVKGKIINCYSNHDSTLKFLYRGANALSSSPIGLGDIEVSDSKIINKDVTSIIGGHMEYKEKFNKILDNL is encoded by the coding sequence ATGAGTTCAAACGATGAATATCAATGGTGTTCGTGGTGCCACAAAAAAACAACCCATAGATTGGTTAAGAAAAATTATTTAACAAGGAATGAATATCAGTGTTCCTCTTGTGGAAATTATACTGTCCAGTGCAGATACTGCGAAAACATGGCGACATTCAAGCCGTCAAATCAACACAAAGACGGTTTTGTAAGTTCCATTAAAGAAAACTGGGCAAGCGAGCTGTGCGCGGAGCATGATGGGACAATATCAGATTTCAAAAAGCTGAATCACAAACTCAGTGATTTAGAGGAATATGAGGTCATTTTTGATAAGGCCAAATGGAATTTGGCAAAAGGCGGTAAAATTGCCGGCGGGATGCTTGCCGGGGTTTCTGTTTTTTGTCCTGTGACATACCTGGCCGCGCCTGGCCTTGTGTCCGCATTGGGAGCGACTGGTTTTTTGGGCGCGGGCGGCGCAATGGGCGCGGGGGGCGCCATGGGGGCCATGGGAGCGGGCGGCGCGATGGGCGCTTTAAGCGGCGCGGCTCTGACAAGCGCGTCTTTGGTCGCTTTGGGGCATGGCGGCGTCGCCGGCGGGGTTTCTTTTATTTCGGCGGCGGGATCCGCTTTAGGCGGAGCGCAAGGCGCTGTGGTGAGCAACAATTATTTCGGGGCGATTAAAGATTTCAAAATAGCTAAAATTAAAAATGGAACAGGCCCGGCGCTAATTTTTTTTAATGGTTTTTTATCCCAAAAGCGTCAAGACTCACGCGATTGGGTCAAGGCTGTTTCAGATCAATATCCATCTAATCCATATTATTACGTGACCTGGGAATCCAAGTCGCTATACAAAATGGGCGGTTTGATTGGAAGAAAAGTGGGGGGGGAAGCTTTTAAGAAGTTGATTTTTGAGTTGATGAAAAGAGGAAGCAAATCATTCGCTAAAAAATTAAATCCATTGAGCTGGGCGCAAACAGTCGCCGAGTTGATGGGAAATCCATGGCATACCTCAATGGTCAAGGCCTCAATGACAGGAATATTATTGGCTGATTTGATTGCAAGAACCCACAATCCCAACGGTTACATTCTAATGGGCCATTCACTTGGCTCAAGAGTGATTTATTATCTCCTTTGCGCATTATCCACCCAAAAAGCGTCACAAATAAATGACGTGTACCTGTTGGGAGGGGCGGTTGACCGAAAAGACGCTGAAGGGTGGACAAATGCGATTAAAGCGGTCAAGGGAAAGATAATCAATTGTTATTCAAATCATGACAGCACGCTAAAGTTTCTATATCGGGGCGCAAACGCTCTTTCAAGCTCGCCGATCGGACTTGGAGATATAGAGGTTTCGGACAGCAAAATCATCAATAAAGATGTGACTTCGATTATTGGGGGACATATGGAATATAAAGAAAAATTCAATAAAATTCTTGATAATCTTTGA